The DNA window TGTTAAAACAGGTATAAAAAAAGGACTGACTTTAAGTGAGATTTCTCAATCTCCACTCTTTACTCAAAATGGTTTAACTATTCATTTAGGGATCTTATTTTCACATATGGCAGGACTAGGTTGGTGGCAGATTAATTTTGCTTTTCTCATTGGTGGAATATTTCTAATCTGGAAAAGAATCATCCATTGGCAAATTCCAACTGCTTTTTTAGTCACTTTTGCCCTATTAACTACGCTAACTTGGCTGATTGAACCAAATCGTTTTCCTTCTCCTCTTTGGCAGTTATTTAGTGGTGCAACAATGTTTTGTGCATTTTTTATCGCCACAGATCCTGTTACTGCTTCAATCACGCCAAAAGGAAAACTCATTTTTGGTGGTTTAGTTGCATTATTACTTTATGTTATTCGTTGTTATGGTGGCTATCCTGATGGTGTTGCATTCTCTATCTTATTAAGTAATATTTGTGTTCCTTTGATAGATCACTATACTCGCCCACGCATCTATGGTCATTAGAATTGAGCTCAAAATAGTGAAGGAATAAATAATGAATATCAATATTCGCAAAACGACCATTAAATATGGCTTGATCCTAGCGTTAGTTGCATCAATTTGTGTTTCGATTAGCTCACTTGTTTATTTTCTTACCAAGGGAAAAATAGAACAAGATTTAATCAAACGGCAACAGATGTTACTCGCCCAAGTTATTCCGGCAGATTATGCAGATAATGATCTGCAACAAAGTTGTTATCAACCGATAAAAAATACAAATTTATCTTATATCAAACATATCTATTTAGCACAAAAATCAGGTAAAACAACAGCTTATGCAGTAGAAACTATTGCTCCTGATGGTTATTCTGGTGATATTAGATTATTAATTGGCATAACACCTCAAGGTAAAATATTAGGTGTACGTACGTTAGAACATTATGAAACACCGGGATTAGGCGATAAAATTGATTTACGCATTTCTGACTGGATCTTAAATTTTACGAATAAAATCTTTGATCCTAAAAATACAAAAATATGGGCTGTAAAAAAAGACGGCGGTGAATTTGATCAATTTACTGGTGCGACTATCACCCCTAGAGCCGTGGTGAATGCAGTTAAATACACAGCGGAAACAATGCTAATCCGCTATCCAACACTCCAACAAGAAGCCCTACAACCTTGTCAAAGGTAGTTTCAGAAAAGGTAATGGCTATGCAAATAAAACATATCGAAATTAAGGATATTACCCTTGAATCACAACCTACCACCTCAACGACCGAAGCTTCCATCTGGAAAACGCTGTTGTTACAAGGTGTCTGGAAAAATAATGCGACATTAGTGCAGTTACTTGGATTATGTCCTTTATTAGCGGTATCAAATACCGCTACCAATGCTTTAGGTCTAGGTTTAGCAACAATGATCGTATTAATCTGTACAAATAGCATTGTTTCACTTTGTCGAAAAATTGTGCCGAAAGAAATTCGTATTCCAATTTATGTTATGATCATTGCAACCACAGTAACCGCAGTCCAACTTTTAATGAATGCTTATACCTATCCGCTTTATCAGGCATTAGGGATTTTTATTCCTTTAATTGTAACTAACTGTATCATCATTGGGCGAGCGGAAGCCTACGCCTCGAAAAATACAGTGATGCTTGCTGCATTTGATGGCTTTGCTATGGGACTAGGTATGTTACTAACGTTGGTGATACTAGGTTCTTTGCGTGAAATAATTGGTAAAGGAACGCTCTTTACTGGATTAGATCAATTACTGGGAAGTTGGGCAGAACATTTCCACTTAACCTTATTTCATACTGATAGCAAATTTTTACTCGCAATTCTTCCTCCTGGAGCATTTTTAGGATTAGGAATATTGCTTGCACTTAAAAATATGATCGATCATAAAAAGAATAGGCTTTAATAATTATGAATAAACAAAAAAGGATCGAAATCTTAACACGTTTGCAACAACAAAATCCTCATCCAACTACCGAGTTAAACTACAACTCAGTTTTTGAATTATTGATTGCAGTGATCCTCTCTGCACAAGCAACAGATGTTGGCGTCAATAAAGCCACTGCTAAGCTTTTTCCTGTTGCTAACACCCCACAAGCAATTCTTGATCTGGGTATAGATGGATTAAAAAGCTATATCAAAACTATTGGTTTATACAACAGTAAAGCAGAAAATATTATCAAAACCTGCCGTGATTTAATTGAAAAACACCAAGGTGAAGTACCTCAAACTCGATCTGAACTTGAAGCACTCGCTGGTGTTGGGCGAAAAACAGCGAATGTTGTTCTCAATACAGCTTTTGGGTTACCAACCATCGCAGTCGATACGCATATTTTTCGTGTATCTAACCGTACTAATTTTGCCCCGGGTAAAAATGTCGTTGAAGTGGAAGAAAAGCTCAATAAAGTTGTACCCGATCAGTTTAAAGTAGATGTTCACCACTGGCTCATACTTCATGGACGTTATACTTGTATCGCTCGCAAACCTCGCTGTGGGGCTTGCTTAATTGAAGATTTATGCGAATACAAAGATAAAACGGAAATCTAAATACCCCATTTCTATTTTTAACAAGGTGCAAATTCCTTATTTGCACCACCATTTTTTATTGATAGGTTATCTATGACAACAAAAAAACAACGACAAACCTGGTCGAGTAAATTAACTTACATTTTAACAGTTGCTGGTGCTACTGTTGGCTTTGGAGCAACTTGGCGTTTTCCCTATTTAGTCGGAGCGAACGGCGGTGGCGCCTATGTTTTACTTTTCTGTATTGCAATGCTTTTAATCGGTATTCCAATGATTTTAGTTGAAAATGTGATCGGTCGTCGAATTAGAGTCAATGCAATAGATGCTTTCAGTGGAACAACAAATGGGCAAGCAATAGCCAAGTATTGGAAAATTATTGGCTATCTGGGATTACTCGGTGCATTTTGCATAATGTCATACTATATGGTACTTGGCGGCTGGGTAGTTAACTATATCGTGAGCCTTATCGATGGAACACTCAATGTAAGCAATCCTCTTACAGCTAGCCAAACAAAAAACTTTTTTACTCAAAGTATTACCTCTCAACCTTGGCTTATTTGTTTCTATACTTTTTTATTTGTCTTTGCTAACTATATTATTCTAGTCAAAGGGGTGATTGATGGTATTGAAAAATCAGTGAAATACCTTATGCCCCTCCTCTTTATCTTCTTAATTTGTATGGTGATACGCAATATTACTTTACCCGGTGCTTGGGAAGGTATTCGTTTTTATCTTCAACCTGATTTTAGTAAAATAACCCCTAAATTATTTATTTTTGTCTTAGGGCAAGTCTTTTTCGCTCTCAGTCTTGGTTTTGGTGTCATCATCACCTTATCAAGCTATCTCAATAAAGGCGAAAACCTAGTACAAACAGCAATTATCACAGGTTTTACTAATACTATCATCGCCGTTCTCGCTGGTTTTATGATATTCCCTTCTCTATTTAGTTTTGGCATAGCACCAAATTCAGGACCTACTTTAGTATTCCAAAGTTTACCTATTGTATTTTCGAATATGTGGGCAGGAAAAATATTTGCGATCATATTTTTTACTTTATTACTGATTGCCGCATTAACTACTTCATTAACTATTTATGAAGTACTAATTACGGCACTGCAAGAAAAAACTAAAATGAACCGCCGTCTAGCAATTCTATTCGTTTTAGGTTCAATTTTTATCTTAGGAAATATTCCCGCTATCTTAAGTTATGGTCCGTGGCATCATATTTCTATTTTCGGACAGAATATTTTCGATGCTTTTGATTTTCTCAGTGGTAATATTCTCTTTATGTTAACCGCTTTAGGTTGTGCGATTTTTGTTGGTTTTGTAATCAAAGAAGAAGCAAAACAAGAATTACGTCTTTCCCCTAATTCCCGCTTTGCAACTATTTGGTTTAACTATGTTAAATATATTGTCCCACTTATTATTTTCACTATATTTATTAGTAATTTAATTTAAAATCAAAATAGCCCATTCTCTACTGGGCTATTTTATAAATAACACTAAAATTTAAAATATTTTTAATTCACTCAAACTTAATCTCTAAGAGTAAAACCTGCTTTCTTATACTCATAAGCTATTAAAAAATACAATTAAAATGTCGAATAATAAATTTATTGCAATAAAAAAGGATGCTTAAGCATCCTTTTTTATCTTAATCTAAAATTAAAGCGCTGATTTTGCTTTTTCAACTAAAGCAGCAAACGCAACTTTATCAAATACTGCGATATCAGCTAAGATCTTACGGTCAATTTCAACAGATGCTTTTTTCAAACCATTGATAAAACGGCTGTAAGATAATCCATTTTGACGAGCTGCTGCATTGATACGTGCAATCCATAATTGACGGAATTGACGTTTACGTTGACGACGGTCACGATAAGCATATTGACCAGCTTTGATCACTGCTTGGAATGCAACACGATATACACGAGAACGTGCACCATAATAACCTTTAGCCGCCTTAAGCACTTTCTTATGACGAGCTCTTGCGATAACACCACGTTTTACACGGGCCATAGGAATCTCCTTTGTCTATATTTTAAATAATCTATAACTAAACGTTGCAAAAACCTAGTGGCTTATGCGTATGGTAAACAAGCTACTACTAAAACCTGATCAGCTTTAGCAACCATTGATTTATGGCGTAGATGACGTTTACGCTTAGTTGTTTTCTTAGTCAAAATATGACGTAAGTGAGATTGTTTACGTTTAAAACCGCCAGAAGCTGTTTTTTTAAAGCGCTTTGCAGCACCACGTACTGTTTTAATTTTAGGCATGAGAATTTAACTCCGCATTGTTACTCTGTTAATCAATAACAGAAAGTTTACTCAACTAATAACTAGGCGAACTAAGATAAGATAAAATTTATCTTAATCTAGCTACTTGAATTGCACTAATTATTTCTTTTTAGGGGCAAGTACCATAACCATTTGTCTTCCTTCAATTTTTGAAGGTGATGATTCAACAACTGCTAAATCTGACAAATCAGTTTTGATACGTTCCAACATTTCGATACCAATTTGTTGGTGAGCCATTTCACGGCCACGAAAACGTAGCGTAATTTTGGTTTTATCCCCATCTTCTAAGAAGCGAATCAGGCTGCGTAGTTTTACCTGATAATCGCCTTCATCAGTACCGGGACGGAATTTTATTTCCTTCACCTGCACAACTTTTTGCTTTTTCTTCTGCTCTTTTGCAGTTTTGCTCTTTTCATAGAGGAATTTACCGTAATTCATAATACGGCAAACTGGAGGTTCTGCATTAGGGCTAATTTCTACTAGATCAAGATCGGCTTGCTCTGCCATATCTAATGCTTGTTGAATACTTACAATTCCCGCTTGCTCACCATCTTGGTCTATCAAACGGACTTCTTTCACCCGAATTTCATCATTAATACGGTTCGGGCGATTCGCTTGAACACGTTTTGCAGTTTTAATAATCTTATTCCTCTACAAATGCTAAAAAGAAGATCATCTGCATCAAATGCAGATGATTATATATACGATATAACCCTAATCTTAGGACGGCGGAATTTTATAGGATTTTTTTTAACTATGCAAGTATCTTAAACTGTTTTATTTTTATTAAAATCTTATTTGGCATTATTAAACATAAAATAACTTGCAAATTAATTTCACAATTTAATTGTTTTCAAATCAATATAGCTCAGAAAAATATCTAAATAAATTCGCTTATTATTCAAGATAGATTATTAATTATTTAAATATACAATATTTTTATATTTTCTTACTATTTATCTCTGATAATAGATAGTAAAAAATGACTATTTCAAATGACCAACTCAAATAATACTAAAAAAGCTTAAAAAAATATTATTTCAATATAAATAAAGGCAGAAAATTTTCTGCCTTTATTTTATTGATGATTATTCTTCATTAAGTAATTTTAGTTCTCGATTTTTTACTTGAGTTTTTAGGCATGCTAAAAATTCATCGATAGTAAAACTACCTAAGTCTTGCCCTTTGCGAGTGCGAACAGCAACTTTACCTGCTTCAATCTCTTTATCACCACAAACTAGCATATATGGTACACGGCGAAGGGTGTGTTCACGAATTTTAAAACCAATTTTTTCATTACGTAAATCTGATTTTACCCGTAAACCTGCATCACTCAATTTTTTTGTTACCGCTTGTACATAGTCGGCTTGACTATCAGTGATATTCATAACAACCGCTTGCGTTGGTGCTAACCAAGTTGGGAAAAACCCTGCATATTCTTCTGTAATGATACCGATAAAACGTTCTAATGAACCTAAAATCGCACGATGAATCATTACTGGTGTTTTACGTTCATTATCTTCAGCAACATAAGAAGCATTTAAACGCCCCGGTAATGCAAAATCTAATTGGATTGTACCACATTGCCATTCACGTTCTAAACAATCTCTTAATGCAAACTCAAGTTTAGGCCCATAAAATGCGCCTTCACCTTCTTGAATCTGATACTCAAGATTATTATGTGCTAATGCTGCAGCTAAGCTCGCTTCAGCTCGATCCCACATTTCATCTGAACCAATTCGTTTTTCTGGACGAGTAGATAATTTCACCTCAATATTAGAAAAGCCGAAAGTGCTATATACATCATAAACCATCTTAATACAGCTTGTAACTTCACTCTCTATTTGATCTTCGGTACAGAAAATATGTGCATCATCTTGAGTAAAGCCTCTCACTCGCATTAAGCCATGAAGTGAACCTGATGGTTCATTACGATGACAAGAACCAAATTCTGCCATACGCAGTGGTAAATCACGATAAGATTTTAATCCCTGATTAAAGATCTGTACATGCCCCGGACAATTCATTGGTTTAATAGCATATTCACGATTTTCCGATGATGTAGTAAACATCAGATCACCGTAATTTTGCCAATGCCCTGTTTTTTCCCATAACACACGATCCATCATAAATGGACCTTTCACTTCTTGATAATCGTATTCTTTTAATTTAGTCCGAACAAAGGTTTCTAATTCACGGAAAATTGTCCATCCATCATTATGCCAGAATACCATTCCCGGTGCTTCTTCT is part of the Mergibacter septicus genome and encodes:
- the rsxG gene encoding electron transport complex subunit RsxG, coding for MNIRKTTIKYGLILALVASICVSISSLVYFLTKGKIEQDLIKRQQMLLAQVIPADYADNDLQQSCYQPIKNTNLSYIKHIYLAQKSGKTTAYAVETIAPDGYSGDIRLLIGITPQGKILGVRTLEHYETPGLGDKIDLRISDWILNFTNKIFDPKNTKIWAVKKDGGEFDQFTGATITPRAVVNAVKYTAETMLIRYPTLQQEALQPCQR
- a CDS encoding electron transport complex subunit E, producing MQIKHIEIKDITLESQPTTSTTEASIWKTLLLQGVWKNNATLVQLLGLCPLLAVSNTATNALGLGLATMIVLICTNSIVSLCRKIVPKEIRIPIYVMIIATTVTAVQLLMNAYTYPLYQALGIFIPLIVTNCIIIGRAEAYASKNTVMLAAFDGFAMGLGMLLTLVILGSLREIIGKGTLFTGLDQLLGSWAEHFHLTLFHTDSKFLLAILPPGAFLGLGILLALKNMIDHKKNRL
- the nth gene encoding endonuclease III, which gives rise to MNKQKRIEILTRLQQQNPHPTTELNYNSVFELLIAVILSAQATDVGVNKATAKLFPVANTPQAILDLGIDGLKSYIKTIGLYNSKAENIIKTCRDLIEKHQGEVPQTRSELEALAGVGRKTANVVLNTAFGLPTIAVDTHIFRVSNRTNFAPGKNVVEVEEKLNKVVPDQFKVDVHHWLILHGRYTCIARKPRCGACLIEDLCEYKDKTEI
- a CDS encoding sodium-dependent transporter; translation: MTTKKQRQTWSSKLTYILTVAGATVGFGATWRFPYLVGANGGGAYVLLFCIAMLLIGIPMILVENVIGRRIRVNAIDAFSGTTNGQAIAKYWKIIGYLGLLGAFCIMSYYMVLGGWVVNYIVSLIDGTLNVSNPLTASQTKNFFTQSITSQPWLICFYTFLFVFANYIILVKGVIDGIEKSVKYLMPLLFIFLICMVIRNITLPGAWEGIRFYLQPDFSKITPKLFIFVLGQVFFALSLGFGVIITLSSYLNKGENLVQTAIITGFTNTIIAVLAGFMIFPSLFSFGIAPNSGPTLVFQSLPIVFSNMWAGKIFAIIFFTLLLIAALTTSLTIYEVLITALQEKTKMNRRLAILFVLGSIFILGNIPAILSYGPWHHISIFGQNIFDAFDFLSGNILFMLTALGCAIFVGFVIKEEAKQELRLSPNSRFATIWFNYVKYIVPLIIFTIFISNLI
- the rplT gene encoding 50S ribosomal protein L20, which gives rise to MARVKRGVIARARHKKVLKAAKGYYGARSRVYRVAFQAVIKAGQYAYRDRRQRKRQFRQLWIARINAAARQNGLSYSRFINGLKKASVEIDRKILADIAVFDKVAFAALVEKAKSAL
- the rpmI gene encoding 50S ribosomal protein L35 → MPKIKTVRGAAKRFKKTASGGFKRKQSHLRHILTKKTTKRKRHLRHKSMVAKADQVLVVACLPYA
- the infC gene encoding translation initiation factor IF-3 produces the protein MIKTAKRVQANRPNRINDEIRVKEVRLIDQDGEQAGIVSIQQALDMAEQADLDLVEISPNAEPPVCRIMNYGKFLYEKSKTAKEQKKKQKVVQVKEIKFRPGTDEGDYQVKLRSLIRFLEDGDKTKITLRFRGREMAHQQIGIEMLERIKTDLSDLAVVESSPSKIEGRQMVMVLAPKKK
- the thrS gene encoding threonine--tRNA ligase — encoded protein: MPIITLPDGSQRQFEQPISILEVAASIGSGLAKACIAGRVNGERKDACDLITEDCHLEIITAKDEDGLEIIRHSCAHLLGHAIKQLYPNVKMAIGPTIDNGFYYDVDLEHSLTQDDIEKIEKRMLELAKTNYDVIKKPVTWQEARDTFAARGEDYKLAILDENIEKTATPALYHHEEYIDMCRGPHVPNMRFCHHFKLQKIAGAYWRGNSNNKMLQRIYGTAWADKKQLAAYLQRLEEAAKRDHRKIGKALDLYHMQEEAPGMVFWHNDGWTIFRELETFVRTKLKEYDYQEVKGPFMMDRVLWEKTGHWQNYGDLMFTTSSENREYAIKPMNCPGHVQIFNQGLKSYRDLPLRMAEFGSCHRNEPSGSLHGLMRVRGFTQDDAHIFCTEDQIESEVTSCIKMVYDVYSTFGFSNIEVKLSTRPEKRIGSDEMWDRAEASLAAALAHNNLEYQIQEGEGAFYGPKLEFALRDCLEREWQCGTIQLDFALPGRLNASYVAEDNERKTPVMIHRAILGSLERFIGIITEEYAGFFPTWLAPTQAVVMNITDSQADYVQAVTKKLSDAGLRVKSDLRNEKIGFKIREHTLRRVPYMLVCGDKEIEAGKVAVRTRKGQDLGSFTIDEFLACLKTQVKNRELKLLNEE